The region CGCGTGCCAGCACTTCCGCGATCGGGGCTGGGACGTCACCGCGTTCGACCGCAAGCCCTTCGAGGAGTCGGACGACACGGACGGAATCGACTTCGTCCGGGGAGACGTCCGGAGCGAGGAGTCCGTGGCCGACGCGCTCGAGGAGAGCGGCGCCACCGCCGTCGTGCACGCGGCGGCCGCGCTCCCGCTGTGGGACGACGACCGCATCCGCGAGACGACGATCGACGGAACGCGCAACGTGCTCTGGGCGGCCAAAGACGGCGGCGTCGAGCGCGTCTGTTACATCTCCTCGACCGCGGTTTACGGGACCCACGATACGCATCCTATCACCGAGGAGTCGCCTCTAGAGGGCGTCGGACCCTACGGCGAGGCCAAGATCCAGGCCGAGAAGGTCTGCGAGGACTTCCGTCGCATGGGGATGTGCGTTCCCGTCCTCCGCCCGAAGACGTTCATCGGCCCGCAGCGGCTCGGCGTGTTTCAGGTGTTGTTCGACTGGATCGAAGACGGCGCGAACGTCCCGCTCGTCGGCTGGGGAGACAACCGCTACCAGCTACTGCACGTCCACGACCTCGTCACCGCCATCGAACTGATGCTCACCGAGGACGAGGAGGCGGTAAACGAGACGTTCAACGTCGGCACCGACGAGTTCGGCACCATGAAGGAGGACTTCCAGGCCCCGATCGACTACGCGGGGACGGGCA is a window of Natrinema salifodinae DNA encoding:
- a CDS encoding NAD-dependent epimerase/dehydratase family protein, giving the protein MSDSERTSDDSTGAVLVTGGTGFLGLHACQHFRDRGWDVTAFDRKPFEESDDTDGIDFVRGDVRSEESVADALEESGATAVVHAAAALPLWDDDRIRETTIDGTRNVLWAAKDGGVERVCYISSTAVYGTHDTHPITEESPLEGVGPYGEAKIQAEKVCEDFRRMGMCVPVLRPKTFIGPQRLGVFQVLFDWIEDGANVPLVGWGDNRYQLLHVHDLVTAIELMLTEDEEAVNETFNVGTDEFGTMKEDFQAPIDYAGTGKRTIGTPAVLTVTVLRALEKLNLSPLYPWVYETAHEDSYVSVEKLKGLGWEPEYSNEEALVETYKWYLENYESDQAADETGLDHRVAWDQGALVAAKKVSQRI